The stretch of DNA AAAACATAATTAAAAGATTGTTGCAGACAATAAGTCAAAAGAAATTGATTTAATCAAAAAAGATTTATATGCAACAATATACATGCCAAATATCCATGAAAATAATCAAGAGGATACACTGATGAATCAAGAATCCACCACAACACATATGATGATCTTCCACCACAACAGATCAATTCTTGCAGCAAGAGTATCATAATTGTGTACAACTAAATCGCAAAAGAAAAGATCAGAAACTTGAGGTTTCTGATCAATGTCAAAGTAAAAAACACAGAAACAATCCACATGAACATATACTTGATTCAATCTCTCACACATTTAACCTGAGAAAAGACAGTAACACACATAGCCTAATTAACAAGCTTAAAAATCCTACAAGAGATCAGAGGCACATTTATAAGCACTCAACGACAGCGAAGATACGTCAACTATAAGACCTCAAAAAGAGTCATTATCATTTACCAGAGGCAATAAGACGTTTGATAAAGTTGAGAAGCGATTCCAAATCATTACTTACACAAACCACTAGATAAGTTATTCTAACATATGAGACCAACATAACCTCCGACCCAATCCTTCGTTCCCTGTTTCTTGACAGCAAGACTTCTAGCAGAGATGAAGCCCTAACCACCAAAACCATAGAGAGTCCTTCCCTGCCTCTTCAGAGCATACACGACGTCCATGGCGGTGACAGTCTTCCTACGAGCGTGCTCGGTGTAGGTGACAGCGTCACGGATCACATTCTCAAGGAAGATCTTGAGGACGCCGCGAGTCTCCTCATAAATGAGGCCGCTGATGCGCTTCACGCCGCCCCTCCTCGCGAGGCGCCGAATCGCTGGCTTCGTGATGCCCTGGATGTTGTCGCGGAGCACCTTACGGTGGCGCTTCGCCCCGCCCTTGCCCAAACCCTTGCCGCCCTTTCCTCGCCCCGACATAGCCACCAAAACGAAGCAAAATCCACAAGCTCCTACAGCAAATCAAGGCGCCGTGACGTTAAATTTGAAGCAAGAAGGAGGATTTAGAATGATATTCGAGAAACCAGCGATCAAACGAAGAACGAGACTTGAGTTCGTCAGCTCACCTGAGACCGCAAGAATTGGACAGCTCGAAGCGACGGCATTGGGTTTAGGTTTCGGTGGGTATTTATCGTGGAAGAGAGTAACGAGGCTGCGAAGATGAATCGCGGACATCGACGCATTTCAACCGTTGATCAACGACGAATGGACGGATATGGATGGATCTAACTAATAGACACGGATTGCTGAGATGGCGTGTGGAACGTGATGAGCTGGGCGTGTGCGATTGGCTGATATTGACAGAAACGGATCTCTGAGTTGGAAGGGTCTAGTCACTGtaatagaattataatatttgtttattatcgaaccaaaaataatgtcactttattcaatcataatataacttcctctttttcccttcttttgccgttcattaaaaaaataatatttaaatttaaatttaagacCATGTGAAAAAAAATTAGTGACTATATTATCTTTTACTTTGGAATATGTCAAAACCTTTATAATTCTTATACAACtactaaaattattatataaattatattataatatctcAAGACCTATAATAAGGTTGATAGTTATGATTAGTATGAAATTTTAATTA from Musa acuminata AAA Group cultivar baxijiao chromosome BXJ2-11, Cavendish_Baxijiao_AAA, whole genome shotgun sequence encodes:
- the LOC135626909 gene encoding histone H4-like, giving the protein MSAIHLRSLVTLFHDKYPPKPKPNAVASSCPILAVSGACGFCFVLVAMSGRGKGGKGLGKGGAKRHRKVLRDNIQGITKPAIRRLARRGGVKRISGLIYEETRGVLKIFLENVIRDAVTYTEHARRKTVTAMDVVYALKRQGRTLYGFGG